A genome region from Acinetobacter lwoffii includes the following:
- a CDS encoding Abi family protein, producing MKSFNKPAKTFAEQIELLKARGMQFANEQQAQFYLEQINYYRLGAYWLPFEDTHSPHCFKPETSFEQVLELYVFDRELRLLILDAIERLEVAVRTRFAYELAHRHGCHAYLQGQYFKPAFRWHKLLESLAGEVDRADEVFIEHYKRTYDDPELPPIWATCEVMSFGQLSKWYQLLAPIQTRKAISSHFDCDEKQFEGLLQHFVYLRNTCAHHSRLWNRKFTKTIAKPRSKPMGLRVQCNFENTNASDRKIYNSLVFLLYFMDKIAPQHTWRKRLVDLLLTHHNISKTAMGFPEDWQSYPVWQIEQ from the coding sequence ATGAAATCTTTTAACAAGCCTGCCAAAACTTTTGCTGAACAAATCGAATTATTAAAAGCGCGTGGCATGCAATTTGCCAATGAACAACAGGCACAATTTTACCTAGAGCAAATCAATTATTATCGCTTAGGTGCCTATTGGCTTCCATTTGAAGATACCCACTCACCACATTGCTTTAAACCAGAGACCAGTTTTGAACAGGTTTTAGAGTTATATGTTTTTGATCGTGAATTAAGGCTACTCATCCTGGATGCCATAGAACGTCTGGAAGTTGCCGTTCGGACCCGTTTTGCCTATGAATTGGCACATCGGCATGGTTGTCATGCCTATCTGCAAGGGCAATACTTTAAACCCGCCTTTAGATGGCACAAATTATTAGAATCACTTGCAGGCGAAGTAGACCGAGCAGACGAAGTCTTTATAGAACACTATAAACGTACCTATGATGATCCTGAATTACCACCGATTTGGGCCACCTGCGAAGTGATGAGTTTCGGGCAACTGTCCAAATGGTATCAGCTCTTGGCACCGATTCAGACACGTAAAGCCATTTCCAGTCATTTTGATTGCGATGAAAAACAGTTTGAAGGCTTATTACAGCATTTTGTCTACTTAAGAAATACCTGTGCCCATCATTCAAGACTATGGAACCGCAAATTTACCAAAACCATTGCCAAGCCGCGCAGTAAGCCGATGGGGCTTCGGGTGCAATGCAATTTTGAAAATACCAACGCATCAGATCGAAAAATTTATAACAGTCTGGTATTTCTACTCTATTTCATGGACAAAATCGCCCCACAGCATACATGGCGTAAACGTCTGGTTGATCTGCTTTTGACACATCACAACATATCAAAAACAGCGATGGGCTTCCCTGAAGATTGGCAAAGCTATCCAGTTTGGCAAATAGAACAGTAA
- a CDS encoding type I restriction endonuclease subunit R, with product MRSDATLETIFQQDIIAQMQSYGWIVGSGQGYNCEKALYEQDVLDFVQKTQQVEWQKFKNIFPNDTERHFLDTVVAQLKKADINATDVESRSYGTLGILRHGIKTRGTRFSFCQFKPEHGLNPELNQRYQQNICRVVPELVYSPYTSKAELEATGKQAKKWRIDLVLFINGFPVATLELKSEFKQAVQNAMTQYRKTRLPKDPETNKPEPLLMFKRGALVHFAVSQYEVYMATHLSGDSTYFLPFNKGTSAQGAGNDVPEDVNEYATGYLWNEVLTPDSLLNILGNFIHLQIEEKEDWEGRKYKKESLIFPRYHQWKVVNNLVQDSLVEGTGQKYLIQHSAGSGKSNSIAWTAHQLSSLYDANNKKMFDSVIVVTDRTILDAQLQDTIYQFEHADGVVGRINNKEGDGSKSEKLAKALEMAQPIIIVTIQTFPFVLRAIENSTSLKERKYAVIADEAHSSQSGSTARQLKETLMIEERDEDEQLSSEDVLDAVMASRKGSANLSFYAFTATPKDKTLQLFGRLPDPSMPPSKTNIPVAYHVYSMRQAIEEGFILDVLKNYTNYKVIYKLKQKIEEKDAQVDAKKAKTRLNQWVRLHDHNISQKVNIIIEHFKKNIMGLLGGQAKAMVVTSSRKEAVRYKQAFDKYIAEQNYANIQAMVAFSGDVEFNANDADSSHLLGQKFTESNMNPNMKGREMRKAFDSDDFQVMIVANKFQTGFDQPKLCAMYVDKKLGGVECVQTLSRLNRTYPGKAESGTFVLDFFNDPQDILDAFQPYYQTAELADVSNPDQVYDLFEKLKASGIFLWTEVEQFVEAFYSKNKSSAALANICKPALQRWQHRYKQAINDYDVTKNRLERCKQTGDAVLIANAENEFAEAKKARDALEIFKKDLGSFTRFYEFMSQIVEYDDQELEKLSLFARNLRPMLREQAADEDEIDLSNVAMSHYRLSKLRQQDIQLKADSTEHKLEPGNDLGTAKAKDKKEDFLSVILSRVNEIFITDKLTDKDMINYVHTVADKMSENTRMMKQIQNNTREQAMLGEFDTALDDAVLDSNEAHMEQMTQLMSDPAKMRQFAHIIYDVLVNRER from the coding sequence ATGAGATCGGATGCAACTTTAGAAACTATCTTCCAACAAGATATTATTGCGCAAATGCAATCGTATGGCTGGATTGTGGGTTCTGGGCAAGGCTACAATTGTGAAAAAGCCCTGTATGAGCAAGACGTACTCGACTTTGTCCAAAAGACCCAACAGGTCGAGTGGCAGAAATTTAAAAACATCTTCCCCAATGATACCGAACGCCATTTTTTAGATACCGTCGTGGCTCAGCTTAAAAAAGCCGATATCAATGCCACCGATGTTGAATCCCGCAGTTATGGCACATTGGGCATACTCCGTCATGGCATCAAGACCCGTGGCACACGCTTTTCATTCTGTCAGTTTAAACCTGAACATGGTTTAAACCCCGAACTGAATCAGCGCTATCAGCAAAATATCTGCCGTGTCGTGCCTGAACTGGTGTATAGCCCATACACATCCAAAGCTGAATTAGAGGCAACAGGCAAGCAAGCCAAGAAATGGCGGATTGACCTGGTACTGTTTATCAACGGCTTTCCTGTGGCAACTCTGGAGCTCAAGTCCGAGTTTAAACAGGCTGTGCAAAATGCCATGACACAGTACCGAAAAACCCGATTGCCCAAAGACCCTGAAACCAATAAGCCTGAACCCTTGCTGATGTTTAAGCGTGGGGCATTGGTGCATTTTGCCGTCAGTCAGTATGAAGTCTATATGGCGACGCATTTGAGTGGTGATAGCACCTACTTCCTGCCATTTAACAAAGGTACTTCAGCCCAAGGTGCAGGCAATGATGTCCCTGAAGATGTCAACGAATATGCCACAGGCTATTTATGGAATGAAGTCTTAACACCTGATAGCTTGCTGAATATTTTGGGTAACTTCATTCATTTACAGATTGAAGAAAAGGAAGACTGGGAAGGGCGCAAATACAAAAAGGAAAGTCTGATCTTCCCCCGTTATCACCAATGGAAAGTGGTGAATAACCTAGTTCAAGATTCATTGGTAGAAGGCACAGGACAGAAATACCTGATTCAGCACAGCGCAGGTTCGGGTAAATCTAACTCGATTGCATGGACGGCGCATCAACTATCCAGTCTGTATGATGCCAACAATAAAAAGATGTTTGATTCGGTGATTGTGGTGACAGACCGAACCATCCTGGATGCACAGCTACAAGATACGATCTATCAGTTTGAACATGCGGATGGCGTCGTGGGTCGGATTAACAATAAAGAAGGTGATGGTTCTAAATCCGAGAAACTGGCCAAAGCCTTGGAAATGGCCCAGCCGATTATCATCGTCACCATTCAGACCTTCCCGTTTGTACTGCGTGCCATTGAAAACAGCACCAGTTTAAAAGAACGTAAATACGCCGTCATTGCCGATGAAGCCCATTCATCGCAAAGCGGTTCCACGGCGCGTCAGCTCAAAGAAACTTTGATGATTGAAGAGCGTGATGAAGATGAACAGCTTTCTTCTGAAGATGTACTCGATGCAGTGATGGCATCACGTAAGGGCAGTGCAAACCTAAGCTTCTATGCCTTTACCGCAACCCCAAAGGATAAAACCTTACAACTGTTTGGACGCTTGCCCGATCCAAGCATGCCGCCGTCTAAAACCAATATTCCTGTGGCATATCATGTCTATTCGATGCGCCAAGCGATTGAAGAAGGATTTATTTTGGATGTACTGAAGAATTACACCAACTATAAAGTCATCTACAAGCTCAAGCAGAAGATCGAAGAAAAAGACGCTCAGGTCGATGCCAAGAAAGCCAAGACCAGGCTGAATCAGTGGGTACGCTTACACGATCATAATATCTCGCAAAAAGTGAATATCATCATTGAGCATTTCAAGAAAAATATTATGGGCTTACTCGGTGGACAAGCCAAAGCCATGGTGGTGACCAGTTCTCGTAAAGAAGCGGTGCGTTATAAACAGGCTTTTGATAAATACATTGCTGAACAGAACTATGCCAACATTCAAGCCATGGTGGCATTCTCAGGCGATGTAGAATTTAATGCCAATGATGCAGACAGTAGCCATCTGTTAGGTCAAAAATTTACCGAAAGCAATATGAACCCGAATATGAAAGGTCGTGAGATGCGTAAGGCATTCGATAGCGATGACTTTCAGGTGATGATTGTGGCAAATAAGTTCCAGACCGGCTTTGATCAGCCGAAACTGTGTGCCATGTACGTGGATAAGAAATTGGGTGGGGTGGAGTGTGTACAGACCTTATCGCGCTTAAACCGGACTTATCCGGGTAAAGCGGAGTCAGGCACCTTTGTTCTGGATTTCTTTAACGATCCACAAGACATTCTGGATGCTTTCCAGCCATATTATCAAACGGCGGAACTGGCGGATGTATCCAATCCTGATCAGGTTTATGATCTGTTTGAAAAGTTGAAAGCCTCAGGCATTTTCCTCTGGACTGAGGTAGAACAGTTCGTTGAGGCCTTCTACAGCAAAAATAAATCCAGTGCAGCTCTCGCTAACATCTGTAAGCCCGCTTTACAACGTTGGCAGCATCGCTATAAACAAGCCATCAATGATTATGATGTCACCAAGAACCGTTTAGAACGCTGTAAACAGACAGGTGACGCCGTACTGATTGCCAATGCTGAAAATGAGTTTGCAGAAGCGAAGAAAGCGCGTGATGCTCTGGAAATCTTCAAAAAGGATTTAGGCAGTTTCACCCGTTTCTATGAATTTATGTCTCAAATCGTGGAATATGATGATCAAGAACTTGAGAAGCTCAGTCTTTTTGCGCGTAACTTACGCCCGATGCTGCGTGAACAAGCTGCGGACGAAGATGAAATTGATCTGAGTAATGTAGCAATGAGCCATTACCGCTTGTCTAAGCTTCGTCAGCAGGATATTCAGCTTAAAGCAGACAGTACTGAGCATAAATTGGAGCCTGGGAATGATTTGGGTACAGCCAAGGCGAAAGACAAGAAAGAAGACTTCCTGTCGGTGATTTTAAGCCGTGTGAATGAGATCTTTATCACGGATAAGCTGACCGATAAAGACATGATTAATTATGTGCATACCGTCGCAGATAAGATGTCTGAGAACACACGCATGATGAAGCAGATCCAAAACAATACCCGTGAACAGGCGATGCTGGGAGAGTTTGATACGGCGCTTGATGACGCCGTATTGGATAGTAATGAGGCACATATGGAGCAGATGACACAGCTCATGAGCGATCCTGCAAAGATGAGGCAGTTTGCGCATATTATTTATGATGTGTTGGTGAATAGAGAACGTTAG
- a CDS encoding AAA family ATPase has translation MNFWHMQIHPSDKEAVNRTEAKRILLENGVIGLGNQWPNDRGQPQKFNTDVQIGDVVLIRSDGPLALVKVISECYENVDNSIWFDLVRKIEILSLEGSLYKGKFKKYYHGSWNDSLYLPTTIEIANNSDFIKFWYQDINGKVVMDNTINLLTYKYQIILQGPPGTGKTRLAKLIAEDMIKPNVLGHPEEIIDSELKKFDPTSDHIQATRKLHQRLRNEFLEQFPKESLDQQLTLYKYCTGTGERDNFCWWIERGLQPLGYYFPGSSRSYQIYWKKSTQEYSKHGFIKNVTDDEAAMKEVAQKLHNLVNQKNLDEVVKYFGDSFMLKILNTYYPTEYFPINSEKMINHALKVFKFDCSALNLFEKNKKLYEIYLDKKTKFNLDISVFEFSNILSTNFNLKTGEDISEKNEVISQGEYQIIQFHPAYSYEDFVRGIVAETDDNGSISYNVENKILADFAKKAQENPNGKYVLIIDEINRANLPSVLGELIYALEYRGESVVSMYEYGDSGREIILPKNLYIIGTMNTADRSVGHIDYAIRRRFAFVDVRPNESIIENQKAKNLFKNVDSLFKEHLSPDFQKDDVMIGHSYFLVQDDNKLKIKLDYEIKPILKEYLKDGILLESAAAHIENLKV, from the coding sequence ATGAATTTTTGGCATATGCAGATTCATCCTAGTGATAAAGAAGCTGTTAACCGTACTGAAGCAAAAAGAATTCTTCTCGAAAATGGTGTTATAGGTTTAGGGAATCAATGGCCGAATGATAGAGGACAACCACAAAAATTTAATACGGATGTCCAGATAGGCGATGTTGTACTCATTAGAAGCGATGGTCCACTTGCTCTAGTAAAAGTAATAAGTGAATGCTATGAGAATGTAGATAATAGTATTTGGTTCGATTTGGTTAGAAAGATAGAAATTTTATCGCTAGAAGGCAGTTTATATAAAGGAAAATTTAAGAAATATTATCACGGTAGTTGGAATGATTCTTTATATTTACCCACAACTATTGAAATAGCTAATAATTCAGACTTTATTAAATTTTGGTATCAAGATATAAATGGAAAAGTGGTAATGGATAATACGATTAATTTACTTACTTATAAGTACCAAATAATTTTACAAGGTCCTCCAGGAACGGGGAAAACTCGTTTAGCAAAATTGATCGCTGAAGACATGATCAAACCAAACGTGCTTGGTCATCCAGAAGAAATTATCGATAGTGAACTAAAAAAATTTGATCCGACTAGCGATCATATTCAAGCCACTAGAAAACTCCATCAACGTCTTCGTAATGAGTTTTTAGAACAATTTCCTAAAGAAAGTTTAGACCAGCAATTAACTTTATATAAATATTGTACTGGTACAGGTGAGCGAGATAACTTTTGTTGGTGGATTGAGAGAGGACTTCAACCTTTGGGGTACTATTTCCCAGGATCATCTCGTTCATACCAAATCTATTGGAAAAAGAGTACACAGGAATATAGTAAGCACGGATTTATTAAAAATGTCACTGATGATGAAGCTGCGATGAAAGAAGTAGCACAAAAACTTCATAATTTGGTAAATCAAAAAAATCTTGATGAGGTTGTCAAGTATTTCGGTGATAGCTTCATGTTAAAAATTTTAAATACATACTATCCAACAGAATATTTTCCTATAAATAGTGAAAAAATGATTAACCATGCTTTAAAAGTTTTTAAATTTGATTGCTCAGCTCTAAATTTATTTGAGAAAAATAAAAAGCTTTATGAAATTTATCTGGATAAAAAAACAAAATTTAATTTAGATATTTCAGTTTTTGAATTCTCAAATATTTTGTCTACCAATTTTAATTTAAAAACTGGAGAAGATATTAGTGAAAAAAATGAAGTGATTAGCCAAGGTGAATATCAAATTATACAATTCCATCCAGCATATTCTTATGAGGATTTTGTAAGAGGGATTGTTGCAGAAACTGATGATAATGGAAGTATATCTTATAACGTAGAAAATAAAATATTAGCAGATTTTGCAAAAAAAGCTCAAGAAAATCCAAATGGAAAGTATGTATTAATCATTGATGAAATTAATAGAGCCAATTTACCTTCAGTACTTGGTGAACTTATTTATGCTCTAGAGTATAGAGGAGAATCAGTGGTATCTATGTATGAATATGGGGATAGTGGAAGGGAGATTATTCTCCCTAAAAACCTATATATCATTGGCACAATGAACACTGCTGATCGATCTGTAGGACATATCGATTATGCAATAAGAAGGCGATTTGCATTTGTTGATGTGCGACCAAATGAGTCCATTATTGAAAATCAAAAAGCTAAAAATCTTTTCAAAAATGTAGATTCATTATTTAAAGAACATCTGTCACCCGATTTCCAGAAAGATGATGTCATGATTGGGCATAGTTATTTTTTAGTCCAAGATGACAATAAACTAAAAATTAAATTGGATTATGAAATTAAACCAATTTTAAAAGAATATTTGAAAGATGGGATTTTACTAGAGTCTGCTGCAGCACATATTGAGAACTTAAAGGTCTAA